A window of the Cicer arietinum cultivar CDC Frontier isolate Library 1 chromosome 6, Cicar.CDCFrontier_v2.0, whole genome shotgun sequence genome harbors these coding sequences:
- the LOC101489000 gene encoding cellulose synthase-like protein D3 — translation MASKSFKATRSSLSATSDASEAQKPPLPPTVTFARRTSSGRYSSYSRDDLDSELGSNDFVNYTVHLPPTPDNQPMDSTISQKVEEQYVSSSLFTGGFNSITRAHLMDKVIESETNHPQMAGAKGSSCAIPGCDSKVMSDERGEDILPCECDYKICRDCYVDAVKTGDGMCPGCKEPYKNTELDEGAVDNGRPLPLPPPNGMSKMERRLSLMKSTKSALMRSQTGDFDHNRWLFETKGTYGYGNAIWPKEGNFGNGKDDDVVEPTELMNRPWRPLTRKLKIPAAILSPYRLIIFIRMIALVLFLEWRVRHKNTDAIWLWGMSVVCEIWFAFSWLLDQLPKLCPINRSTDLNVLKEKFETPSPDNPTGKSDLPGIDVFVSTADPEKEPPLVTANTILSILAADYPVEKLSCYVSDDGGALLTFEAMAEAASFANVWIPFCRKHDIEPRNPESYFNLKRDPYKNKVKPDFVKDRRRVKREYDEFKVRINGLPESIRRRSDAFHAREEIKAMKLQRQNREDEPTEPVKISKATWMADGSHWPGTWLNSSPEHSKGDHAGIIQVMLKPPSDEPLLGSADDTKLIDMTDIDIRLPLLVYVSREKRPGYDHNKKAGAMNALVRASAIMSNGPFILNLDCDHYIYNSKAMREGMCFMMDRGGDRLCYVQFPQRFEGIDPSDRYANHNTVFFDVNMRALDGLQGPVYVGTGCLFRRVALYGFDPPRSKEHHAPCCSCCFGRNKKKHSNTSEENRALKMGDSDDEEMNLSFFPKKFGNSSFLIDSIPVAEFQGRPLADHPAVKNGRRPGALTIPRELLDASTVAEAISVISCWYEDKTEWGQRVGWIYGSVTEDVVTGYRMHNRGWKSVYCVTKRDAFRGTAPINLTDRLHQVLRWATGSVEIFFSRNNAILASPKMKILQRIAYLNVGIYPFTSFFLIVYCFLPALSLFSGQFIVQTLSVTFLAYLLAISVTLCILAVLEIKWSGIELEEWWRNEQFWLIGGTSAHLAAVLQGLLKVVAGIEISFTLTSKSGGDDVDDEFADLYVVKWSSLMIPPITIMMVNIIAIAVGVSRTIYSTIPQWSRLLGGVFFSFWVLSHLYPFAKGLMGRRGKTPTIVFVWSGLIAIIISLLWVAINPPAGTDQIGGSFQFP, via the exons ATGGCATCAAAATCATTCAAGGCAACCAGATCATCTCTGTCAGCAACTTCTGATGCGTCTGAAGCTCAGAAGCCTCCTTTACCTCCAACTGTAACATTTGCCCGAAGAACTTCCTCGGGTCGATACAGCAGTTACTCCAGAGATGATCTTGACAGTGAGCTAGGAAGTAATGACTTCGTGAATTATACGGTGCATTTACCACCAACTCCTGATAACCAACCCATGGATTCAACAATCTCACAGAAAGTTGAGGAGCAGTATGTGTCTAGCTCGCTATTCACTGGAGGATTCAACAGCATTACTCGAGCACATCTAATGGATAAGGTGATAGAATCTGAAACAAACCATCCCCAGATGGCTGGTGCAAAAGGGTCTTCATGTGCAATTCCTGGTTGTGATTCTAAGGTGATGAGTGATGAACGTGGTGAGGATATTCTTCCTTGTGAGTGTGACTATAAGATATGTAGAGATTGCTATGTAGATGCAGTGAAAACAGGAGATGGAATGTGCCCGGGATGCAAAGAGCCATATAAGAACACAGAACTCGATGAAGGGGCTGTCGATAATGGACGGCCACTTCCACTTCCTCCCCCAAATGGGATGTCTAAAATGGAGAGGAGATTGTCCTTGATGAAATCAACAAAGTCGGCACTGATGAGAAGTCAAACCGGTGATTTTGATCACAATCGGTGGCTCTTCGAAACAAAGGGTACCTATGGTTATGGCAATGCTATATGGCCAAAGGAAGGGAATTTTGGAAATGGAAAAGATGACGATGTTGTTGAGCCAACTGAATTGATGAACAGACCGTGGAGGCCACTTACACGGAAACTGAAGATACCTGCTGCTATTCTCAGCCCATATCG TCTCATCATTTTTATTCGTATGATTGCTCTCGTACTATTCCTAGAATGGAGGGTCAGACACAAGAATACCGATGCAATTTGGTTATGGGGAATGTCTGTTGTTTGTGAAATATGGTTTGCTTTCTCTTGGCTTCTTGATCAGTTACCCAAGTTATGTCCAATAAACCGGTCCACCGATCTTAATGTTCTGAAGGAAAAGTTTGAAACACCGAGTCCCGACAATCCTACTGGAAAGTCTGATCTGCCAGGCATAGATGTATTTGTCTCAACTGCTGATCCAGAGAAAGAACCACCCCTTGTCACAGCAAACACCATCCTGTCTATTTTAGCTGCTGATTATCCAGTTGAAAAGCTTTCTTGCTATGTTTCTGATGATGGGGGTGCACTTTTAACTTTTGAGGCAATGGCTGAAGCTGCCAGCTTTGCTAACGTGTGGATTCCATTTTGCCGTAAACATGATATAGAGCCTAGGAATCCTGAATCATACTTCAACTTAAAGAGAGATCCTTATAAAAACAAAGTGAAACCTGATTTTGTGAAGGACCGTAGAAGAGTGAAGCGTGAGTATGATGAGTTCAAGGTCAGAATTAATGGTTTGCCTGAATCTATCCGTCGTAGATCAGATGCTTTTCATGCAAGAGAGGAAATCAAGGCCATGAAACTTCAGAGACAAAATAGGGAAGATGAACCTACAGAACCCGTTAAGATTTCGAAAGCAACATGGATGGCTGATGGATCTCATTGGCCAGGGACTTGGTTGAACTCTTCACCTGAGCACTCAAAGGGTGACCATGCTGGCATAATTCAG GTGATGTTGAAACCTCCAAGTGATGAACCACTTCTTGGAAGTGCAGATGATACTAAGCTTATTGACATGACTGATATTGATATCCGTCTTCCCCTTCTTGTTTATGTTTCTAGAGAGAAACGTCCAGGTTATGATCACAACAAAAAAGCTGGGGCCATGAATGCATTAGTTAGAGCTTCAGCCATCATGTCCAATGGTCCTTTTATACTCAATCTTGACTGTGACCACTATATCTACAACTCCAAGGCAATGAGGGAAGGTATGTGCTTTATGATGGATCGCGGTGGTGACCGTCTCTGCTATGTCCAGTTCCCTCAAAGGTTTGAGGGGATTGATCCCTCTGATAGATATGCTAATCACAACACTGTCTTTTTTGATGTTAACATGAGAGCCCTTGATGGACTTCAAGGGCCAGTCTATGTAGGAACTGGCTGTCTTTTTAGAAGGGTCGCCCTTTATGGTTTTGACCCTCCACGATCCAAAGAACACCACGCACCTTGCTGTAGTTGTTGCTTTGGGCGTAACAAGAAGAAGCATTCCAACACCTCAGAAGAGAACCGGGCACTAAAGATGGGTGACTCTGACGATGAAGAGATGAACCTTTCATTCTTTCCTAAGAAATTTGGAAACTCAAGTTTCCTTATTGACTCGATCCCAGTGGCAGAGTTCCAAGGTAGGCCACTTGCTGATCACCCCGCTGTGAAAAATGGACGCCGTCCTGGTGCTCTCACCATACCACGTGAGCTTCTTGATGCATCGACTGTTGCAGAAGCCATCAGTGTGATCTCATGTTGGTATGAGGACAAGACTGAGTGGGGACAACGTGTTGGATGGATCTACGGATCAGTTACTGAAGATGTGGTCACTGGTTATAGGATGCATAATAGAGGATGGAAATCGGTTTACTGTGTGACGAAACGTGATGCCTTCCGTGGAACTGCTCCCATCAATCTCACCGATAGGCTGCATCAGGTTCTTAGATGGGCTACTGGTTCAGTTGAGATATTCTTCTCAAGAAATAATGCAATTCTAGCCAGCCCAAAAATGAAAATTCTTCAAAGGATCGCATACCTTAATGTTGGAATTTATCCGTTCACTTCATTTTTCCTTATCGTCTACTGCTTCCTTCCCGCACTCTCCCTCTTTTCCGGACAGTTCATCGTTCAAACACTGAGTGTCACTTTTCTTGCTTATCTTTTGGCCATTAGTGTGACGCTGTGCATTCTCGCTGTGCTTGAGATTAAGTGGTCAGGAATTGAGCTAGAAGAATGGTGGAGAAATGAGCAGTTTTGGTTGATCGGAGGTACAAGTGCTCATCTAGCTGCTGTCCTACAAGGTTTACTCAAAGTCGTAGCAGGTATTGAAATTTCATTTACATTGACTTCAAAATCCGGTGGTGATGACGTGGACGACGAGTTTGCTGATCTTTATGTTGTTAAATGGTCATCCCTTATGATACCGCCAATCACAATTATGATGGTTAACATAATAGCAATAGCTGTTGGAGTTAGCAGAACTATTTACAGTACAATACCGCAGTGGAGCCGTTTACTAGGTGGTGTTTTCTTCAGTTTTTGGGTGTTGAGTCATCTATACCCTTTTGCAAAAGGTTTGATGGGAAGAAGAGGGAAGACACCTACCATTGTTTTTGTATGGTCAGGTCTAATAGCAATCATAATATCACTCCTTTGGGTGGCTATCAATCCACCAGCTGGTACCGACCAAATAGGTGGTTCATTCCAGTTTCCATGA
- the LOC101489538 gene encoding uncharacterized protein, with protein MSKSYAAGFFSTITAASALSQNYAYCDTSSPSPDDPESPSPPPKVRNHHPRNTSAGFDPQALERGAKILNDIAASPHGKNVFENIKKQEDTKQTELAAKVAEFNLMKAQHETERQRIIYDEKKKLAQHDAKIKSDMAKYKDELARKRMQAESEYKRASNQELVKMQEESSIRQEQARRAIEEQIQAHRRKTEQEMAEIERETVRVRAMAEAEARAHEAKLSEDVNRRMLIDRANKEREKWVASINATFDHIGGGLRAILTDQNKLVVAVGGLTALAAGIYTTREGARVIWGYVDRILGQPSLIRESSRGKYPWSGMLSRTMSSLPRSTTVESASKNGNGFGDVILHPSLNKRIEQLASATANTKAHQAPFRNMLFYGPPGTGKTMAARELARKSGLDYALMTGGDVAPLGSQAVTKIHQLFDWATKSKRGLLLFIDEADAFLCERNKTYMSEAQRSALNALLFRTGDQSKDIVLALATNRPGDLDSAVADRIDEVLEFPLPGEEERYKLLKLYLDKYIAKAGSRKTGFVKNLLKGQPQKIEIKGLSDDIIKEAAAKTEGFSGREIAKLMASVQAAVYGSKNTVLDQNLFREVIDYKVAEHQQRRKLAGADKDST; from the exons ATGTCAAAATCATATGCAGCAGGTTTCTTCTCAACCATAACGGCCGCTTCTGCTTTATCTCAGAATTACGCTTATTGCGACACCTCTTCTCCTTCCCCTGATGATCCTGAATCCCCTTCGCCGCCTCCCAAAGTGCGAAACCATCACCCAAGAAACACATCAGCTGGGTTTGATCCACAAGCTCTCGAAAGAGGCGCCAAGATTCTCAACGATATCGCTGCTTCACCCCACGGCAAAAAT gtctttgaaaatatcaaaaagcAAGAGGACACCAAACAAACTGAGCTTGCTGCTAAAGTTGCTGAGTTTAATCTAATGAAAGCACAACATGAGACG GAAAGACAGAGGATTATATATGATGAAAAGAAAAAGCTTGCTCAGCATGACGCTAAAATAAAATCCGATATGGCTAAATATAAAGATGAGTTGGCAAGGAAGAGAATGCAG GCAGAGAGTGAATACAAGAGAGCAAGCAACCAAGAGCTAGTGAAAATGCAAGAAGAGTCTTCAATCAGACAGGAGCAAGCTCGGCGTGCAATAGAAGAACAGATTCAGGCACATCGAAGGAAGACTGAACAAGAGATGGCTGAGATTGAACGTGAAACAGTCAGAGTAAGGGCCATGGCAGAAGCAGAAGCGAGAGCGCATGAAGCAAAGCTATCTGAAGATGTTAATAGGCGGATGCTAATTGATCGTGCTAATAAAGAGCGAGAAAAATGGGTTGCTTCCATAAATGCTACCTTTGACCATATTGGAG GGGGCTTAAGAGCCATTCTAACAGATCAAAATAAGTTGGTTGTGGCAGTTGGTGGATTGACTGCTCTAGCAGCAGGGATCTACACTACAAG GGAAGGGGCACGTGTTATTTGGGGATATGTTGATAGAATATTGGGACAACCATCATTGATCCGAGAGTCCTCCAGAGGGAAATACCCCTGGTCTGGCATGTTGTCTCGTACCATGAGCTCCCTGCCCCGAAGCACTACTGTAGAATCTGCTTCGAAAAATGGAAATGGTTTTGGTGATGTGATTTTGCATCCTTCtcttaataaaagaattgagCAGCTTGCTTCTGCAACTGCGAATACAAAAGCACATCAGGCACCTTTCAGAAACATGCTTTTTTATGGCCCTCCAGGAACAGGAAAGACAATGGCTGCCAGAGAATTGGCTCGTAAATCT GGATTAGATTATGCATTGATGACTGGGGGAGATGTTGCTCCACTCGGGTCACAGGCCGTGACTAAGATACACCAGTTATTTGATTGGGCCACGAAGTCGAAAAGGGGTTTATTGCTTTTCATTGATGAAGCTGATGCATTTCTGTGCGA GCGGAACAAGACTTACATGAGTGAAGCACAACGAAGTGCACTAAATGCCCTCCTCTTTCGAACCGGTGATCAATCCAAAGACATAGTCCTTGCCCTTGCCACAAATCGTCCTGGTGATCTCGATTCAGCCGTGGCAGACCGTATTGATGAGGTCTTGGAATTTCCCTTGCCCGGAGAAGAAGAGCGCTATAAACTTCTGAAGCTCTATCTGGATAAGTACATTGCTAAAGCTGGATCAAGAAAAACtggttttgttaaaaatttgttgaaaGGGCAGCcacaaaagatagagattaaaggATTGAGTGATGATATCATAAAGGAAGCTGCAGCTAAAACCGAGGGATTTTCTGGAAGGGAAATAGCAAAACTGATGGCAAGTGTCCAAGCTGCTGTATATGGAAGCAAGAACACAGTTCTTGACCAAAACTTGTTCCGTGAAGTGATAGATTATAAAGTTGCTGAGCATCAACAGAGAAGAAAATTGGCAGGTGCTGATAAAGATAGTACATGA
- the LOC101489856 gene encoding NADH dehydrogenase [ubiquinone] iron-sulfur protein 6, mitochondrial, giving the protein MASSILKNLVRFSSSKVTTTATRSFSLVTTQISNHTAKWMQDTSKKSPMELINEVPPIKVEGRIVACEGDTDPALGHPIEYICLDLAEPAVCKYCGLRYLQDHHH; this is encoded by the exons ATGGCGTCGAGTATTCTGAAGAACCTCGTAAGATTTTCATCATCGAAGGTTACAACCACTGCCACCAGAAGTTTCAGCCTCGTAACCACTCAAATCAGCAACCATACCGCCAAATGGATGCAG GATACCAGCAAGAAATCTCCAATGGAGCTGATCAATGAAGTGCCACCTATTAAGGTCGAAGGCAGGATAGTTGCTTGTGAGGGAG ATACCGATCCCGCCCTTGGACACCCAATTGAATATATATGCCTTGACTTGGCCGAGCCAGCTGTCTGCAAATATTGTGGCCTACGTTATCTTCAAGATCACCACCATTAG
- the LOC101490189 gene encoding transcription factor-like protein DPB: MGTRPQQSCVDEEDEELLGCGTTMSGQSGSTSRSAGFPSSRSEQTTGTAAGDNAALKLNHLDIHDDDAGSQGVVASKKKKRGQQRAVGGDKSGRGLRQFSMKVCEKVESKGRTTYNEVADELVAEFADPINSVLSPDKQQYDEKNIRRRVYDALNVLMAMDIISKDKKEIQWKGLPRTSLNDIEELKTERLGLRNRIERKASYLQELEEQFVGLQNLIQRNEQLYSSGNPPSGGVSLPFILVQTRPHATVEVEISEDMQLVHFDFNSTPFELHDDNYVLKAMEFGDRPQSDTVTLNVTDGGECSSMSVLHQSQVPPSVSSLPIRIPTSPPLPGILKARVKQEH; this comes from the exons atGGGAACACGACCGCAGCAATCGTGTGTAGACGAAGAAGATGAGGAACTGCTCGGTTGTGGAACTACGATGTCGGGCCAATCAGGCTCCACGAGCAGGAGTGCCGGATTTCCATCTAGTCGGAGCGAGCAGACAACGGGGACAGCCGCCGGTGATAACGCTGCTCTCAAATTAAACCATCTTGATATACACGATGATGATGCTGGATCACAGGGAGTAGTTGC GAGCAAGAAGAAAAAGAGAGGGCAACAACGGGCTGTTGGAGGTGATAAAAGTGGAAGGGGGCTCCGCCAATTTAGCATGAAAG TGTGTGAGAAGGTAGAAAGTAAGGGAAGAACGACTTACAATGAG GTGGCAGATGAACTTGTGGCTGAATTTGCTGATCCAATCAATAGTGTTTTGTCCCCTGATAAG CAACAATATGACGAAAAAAACATTCGTCGAAGGGTCTATGATGCTCTGAATGTTCTCATGGCAATGGATATTATTTCTAAGGATAAAAAGGAAATACAATGGAAAGGTCTTCCTCGTACTAGTCTGAATGATATCGAAGAGCTAAAG ACAGAGCGTCTTGGGCTGAGAAATAGAATAGAAAGGAAAGCATCCTATCTGCAGGAGCTTGAGGAACAA TTTGTAGGTCTTCAGAACCTTATTCAACGAAATGAACAATTATATAGCTCAGGAAATCCTCCCAGTGGAGGTGTATCTTTACCATTTATTCTGGTACAG ACACGTCCTCATGCAACTGTTGAAGTGGAAATATCAGAAGACATGCAGCTTGTTCATTTTGACTTTAATAG TACTCCTTTTGAGCTGCATGACGACAATTATGTGCTCAAGGCAATGGAGTTTGGTGATAGACCACAAAGTGATACTGTCACACTCAATGTTACAGATGGAGGGGAATGTTCTAGCATGTCAGTCTTGCATCAGTCTCAGGTTCCTCCTTCAGTTTCAAGCTTGCCAATTAGGATTCCCACATCACCTCCACTCCCTGGAATATTGAAGGCAAGAGTCAAGCAAGAGCATTGA
- the LOC101490510 gene encoding transcription factor-like protein DPB yields the protein MGTQPPQSCVDEEDEELFGCGTTISGQSGSTSRSAGLPSSRSEQTTGTTAGDNAARKLNNLDIHDDDAGSQGVVASRKKKRGQRAVGGDKSGRGLRQFSMKVCEKVESKGRTTYNEVADELVAEFSDPSNSVLSPDQQQYDEKNIRRRVYDALNVLMAMDIISKDKKEIQWKGLPRTSLNDIEELKTEHLGLRSRIERKAAYLQELEEHFVGLQNLIQRNEQLYSSENPPSGGVSLPFILVQTRPHATVEVEISEDMQLVHFDFNSTPFELHDDNYVLKAMKFCERPQSDNVTHNVAIGGEGSSMSGMYQSQVPPLVSNISVRPPISPPLPGILKARHKQEH from the exons ACGCAACCGCCTCAATCGTGTGTAGATGAAGAGGATGAGGAACTGTTTGGTTGTGGAACTACAATTTCGGGACAATCAGGCTCCACAAGCAGGAGTGCCGGGTTGCCGTCTAGCCGAAGCGAGCAGACGACGGGGACAACCGCAGGTGATAATGCTGCTCGCAAATTAAATAATCTCGACATACATGATGATGATGCTGGATCACAGGGAGTAGTTGC TAGCAGGAAGAAAAAGAGGGGCCAACGGGCTGTTGGGGGTGATAAGAGTGGAAGAGGCCTCCGGCAATTTAGTATGAAAG TGTGTGAGAAGGTAGAAAGTAAAGGAAGAACAACTTACAATGAG gtGGCAGATGAACTTGTGGCTGAATTTTCTGATCCAAGCAATAGTGTTTTGTCCCCTGATCAG CAACAATATGATGAGAAAAACATTCGTCGAAGGGTCTATGATGCTCTGAATGTTCTCATGGCTATGGATATTATTTCCAAggataaaaaagaaatacaatggAAGGGTCTTCCTCGTACCAGTCTGAATGATATTGAAGAACTAAAG ACAGAGCATCTTGGGCTCAGGAGTAGAATTGAAAGGAAAGCAGCCTATCTGCAGGAGCTTGAGGAGCAT TTTGTAGGTCTTCAGAACCTTATTCAAAGAAATGAGCAATTATATAGCTCAGAAAATCCTCCCAGTGGAGGTGTATCGTTACCTTTTATTCTGGTACAG ACACGGCCTCATGCAACAGTTGAAGTTGAAATATCAGAAGACATGCAgcttgttcattttgatttcaataG TACTCCTTTTGAGCTGCATGATGACAATTATGTTCTCAAGGCAATGAAATTCTGTGAAAGACCACAAAGTGACAATGTTACACACAATGTTGCGATTGGAGGGGAAGGTTCTAGTATGTCAGGCATGTATCAGTCACAGGTTCCTCCTTTAGTTTCAAACATCTCAGTTAGGCCTCCCATATCACCTCCACTCCCTGGAATATTAAAGGCAAGACATAAGCAAGAGCATTGA